The following is a genomic window from Deltaproteobacteria bacterium.
ATTCATCGAAGTCTGGTACAATCGGCAGCGAACTCACTCTTCGCTTGATTACATGTCACCAGTCGACTACGAAACGAAATCTCTCAAGTCCGCATAAAACTTTGTCCGTTTTTTCGGGGGAAGATCAAACATCCTTTCCGCGTTTTGGCTGCTTGGTGGTTTCCGTCATTGCTCGATACCGTCCATCGAGATTTGGCTCCGCATGGATTTCTTGGCACCTTTTGATTTTAAGTCCATCAATGCGCGAATGGCTGAATCAATGTCGATCTCTTTTTGGCTAGCCATCAGTCTCAATGATTTTCTGATATTCGTGTGTTTGGCTTGAAGGCCTCGGATATCAAGTTTCGCAGTAAGTAAAATTTCGTTCACTATGTCGGAATATGTGATCGTGCCGTTTATAAATCCATCATTTGCTTCTTTCGTGAGTCCCTCAATGGCGGTCCAAGTCTCGTCATTAAGTACAACCTGTAATTTCCTTTTCATTATCGGCCACCTTTCTTGAGCTTTGGTTGTGGAATCATGAATGGGCTAGGAGGAAGATCTCCGAAGTAGATTTCAGTTTGCCGAGTCATCTCATCGCGATCCTCTGTAACTTGTTGGTGGACGAAGTAGGACGTTATGAGGCCGATTCCAAGACCGATACTTGCACCAAGTCCCACTTCTTCTATGGACGGATTTCTTCCGCTTAATCTATTTCCAGCGTAAGTTGCAGCGGCTCCGGTTAAGGCACCTGTTGCTGCGCCAAGCCTGAATGATTGATCGAGTGTCGTACAAGACACCGAGAGAGGCACAATGGGGCTCAATAAAATTATGCATTTCATTTCGCATTCCTCCTGCTTTTTAAATTCAGTGGAGGAGTGGATTTAGTAGTTGGGGTTAAGTGGAAAAGTGATTGTTCGGAAAATAAATAAATTTATACATGAGCGGGACTATGCGACTGAACCTCAGGAGACGGTTCCGCGCCGTTACTTAGCAATCGGTCGAGCAGATATATCGCCGTGGTCAAGAAACCACCCATAATGAGAGTCCACGCGCCAAGCAGATACATGAATAGTGGCTCACCATGGCCTCGGGGACCGTACATCGAAATCGCAATCACGACGCTTCCAACCAGAATGCCCATGCTGCTCAAAAACAATCCTTTGCTCCGCTTCCACTGCCTGAAAGTAGCAATTCCGGCGACGATGAGGGTGATCGAAGCGACAAACTGTAAAACGACATGAAGAAGTAGAGAGTTAAATTGGGGCACGAACGAATCCCAACCAGTTACAATGAAGTACACCCATGCTGCCAGCCAGACCGCTCCGAAGGTACTGGTTAAAACGGCCACTGCAAATCTTTGGACGGTATATGTCCTCTTTCCCTTTGTTACTGGCGCAAATTCCTCTCCCTTGTGAAATGGGGTGCCGCCAATGAGTACGAAGCAAAAGTTTATTCCGAACATCATCATCATGAAGATGATGAGGCCAATTACGAAGTACATATTCCGTCCCTTTCTTTTGGTTATAAGACAGAATGGCTCAATGTTGAGGAAATTTGTCTCGGCCGTACTGCCAAAGCCTTCAGTTTGGAAATAGAGCTATCGCATATAGTTTGCTGCAATTTCTTTACCATTTGGCTGAACTGTAAAGAAATCTCATTGCGGCCGAACTAAACTAATTGAGGAGATCTCGCCTAGCTTCATTGCTGATGAGCCTCCTTTAAAAGTGAAGTGGGCAAATTCCTTTAGCTTCTAGCGAATGCAATCAGTGCATCAAAGTCATTTTGATCTGCCTTCTTAAGCGCCGCTAGATAGTCAGAACGAGTTTTGCCTTCCAGTTCGAGTGGCGTATAGGCTCCATTTGTACCCCAGCTGAACCTCGGGGCACCGTTCTTTAATAAAATCAAATCAGTCATGAGGCGAGCATGACGTCCATTGCCGTTTGGGAAAACATGTATTTGGACGAGCCGGTGATGAAAACGCGCCGCTGTTTCATCGAGACTGTAAGTGCTGTTCTCAAACCAGTACTTGGCGTCTCCGATAAGCTGACCCAAGTCGTTCATGATGTGCTCTTTACTGACTCCGATATTTGTATTTGATCGTCTAATCTGACCTGCCCATTTCCATACATCGCCTAACATCTTTTGATGCAGTTTAAAAATGAAGGACGCATTTAAGATATCCTCTTGGATTTGCTTTTCTGCCCAGACATATCCATCGGCAATGTTTGATTGTTCGGCTTGGTTTAGTTCGCTCATTGTCGAAATATAGTCGGGAATCAAATCTTTAAGGCCATCTGGCTCGATGGGAGTAGCGCCGCTTGGAAAAGAAATTTTGAATTTAGACATTCTTTTTCCCTTTTGTTTCCACGTCCCAAATTCTATTGTCACCAGATTCAATGAGCTGATTCGCGATGCGCTTGATTTCGTTCTGTACTTGCTTATCTGATGTGCCTTGTGCCTCGAGCTTCATTGTATGAGACACTTCTTTGAGAATTTTCGATGCAGCGGCGATCGCTTTATTTCTAATAATGTCGTCCAGAGTTGCGCCACTTTCTTGTGGAACAATGGCGTAAACGACCTTGCAGTCCATCGCTCGGGCCGCATTTTCGATTGATTCGAGTGTCACTCGCTTCTTCGGTTCGCGCTTTTCTAGCTGATTGATCGATCCGTGACCGACGCCAACTCGTTCGGCAAGCTGTCGAATGGAGAGACCGAGCGAGCCCCGAATGGCCTTCACCCAACCTGAGGGTGGCATTGGTTCGTTCAATTTCGATAGTTGATCGAGCTTCTGCTGAACTATTCGCTTTTGATTGCTCTTCTTCTTTTTGTCGGTCTTCATTAGGCCCTCGCTCTGTATACTTCTAAGTATGCATATCGGTCTTTAGTGTATACTTATAAAGCTACAAACGTCAATGATATGTATACCTATAGATATGCATCTCATGTCTTAAATATTTGATTTCACTGTAAGTCTCATATTTGCTTACTGGACTAACGGTATTGTTTCCCTGATGTTCACCTAAGCCTCCGTAGTTCCGGAAACCGAATCTTGAAAACGCTCGAAGCCCCATGGGGTGTCTCATGGCCGTGTGCTATAAGCACTGCACCGACTCCCGTCGGAAGAGTCTTTAAGAGATCGGGCGAGGCTCTGAATTGGCGTGCGTCTCGAGTTGTTCCCTCACCAACCACTTCTGCTGCCTCTATGTCCTTACTGTTTGTAATCCTCTGGGTGGTTTTCTGAAATTCCTTCGTCCCGAAGCATCTGGCAATGAATTCCGCGGAATCTGGATCATTGATTCGAAGTACAATTTTGGTGGCCGAGTTATCCGTAATACGATTTAAGAATCCAGGCGAGACTTCCAACACATCGCCAATACTTTGATGAGAAAAGTGTAGGGCAAATCCAGCGGACCTGGCTTTTGAAATCAAATCCGCAAATTCAGGGCAGGCAAAAGTCGCAAACTCGTCTACGTAAACTGGAACGAGTTTTCTTGGTTTTTCCTGCCCTCGTTCCTTGTGTGCCGTGCCCGCCAAAAAACTTAAATGGTTGATAAGGAGTTTTCCGACAATGCCGACAATCTGTGGCGACATGAGACTCTGAAGTCTAAAGTAGATTACGACTCCCGATTCTGCGGTCGATAGGTTGATTTTTGCTTCCGAATTTGGCGATAAAATATTTTTTAAGTGTCCTAGCGATAATGATTGAAGCTGATCCCTAAGACCCGATAGCTCTTGAAAGTCTTTGATCGCAATTGCTTGAGGCGAACCAGGGGTACCCGCAAATGCCGAATACGAATCTTGAGTCTCAAGAATCTTCGCGACTTCGATGAGAGAAGGATTCCTTTCGTTTAAATCATGAAAGGTTTGAAATATTCTTTGAAGCGCAGAAAGCGCCTTCGACTTATAGTACTCCTCGCTCCAAGTTAGCGAGGAAAAAAGTCTTTGTGCTGCTTCTAGTGCTGAACCTGTATCGAGCGGATCATAACCAAGAGACTCGCAGTCTGTAAGATCAAAAACGAGAAGGCGGTCCTTCGGAACCCACAATTCTAATTCATTTAAAAAAGACGCATCACCTTTGGCGTCGAGAATTATGCTTCCAAGCCCGCGCTGAACGTCTTGCTTTAAGAAATTAAGTATTACGCTTTCGGTTTTTCCAGATCCCGTTGCACCTAAGATATGAACATGTCGAGTGCGAATCAGATCCGGTAGAAAAATGATTTCGTCAAGATCGGTGTCCAAACCCATTGCCACTGAGTTGGCTGAAGGCAGAAGAAGGTTTTTTGGCAGTTCCTTGATATTTGCTCGCCGCTTTCTATTTGCTCTTCCCCATGATGAA
Proteins encoded in this region:
- a CDS encoding mobile mystery protein B, which codes for MSKFKISFPSGATPIEPDGLKDLIPDYISTMSELNQAEQSNIADGYVWAEKQIQEDILNASFIFKLHQKMLGDVWKWAGQIRRSNTNIGVSKEHIMNDLGQLIGDAKYWFENSTYSLDETAARFHHRLVQIHVFPNGNGRHARLMTDLILLKNGAPRFSWGTNGAYTPLELEGKTRSDYLAALKKADQNDFDALIAFARS
- a CDS encoding IS3 family transposase, with amino-acid sequence MEVWYNRQRTHSSLDYMSPVDYETKSLKSA
- a CDS encoding type IV secretion system DNA-binding domain-containing protein codes for the protein MNHQNHTALLLVPAGLLSLWIFDFHSSLNKVDKALLFFAAALVVTLSGLAAIHFFSSWGRANRKRRANIKELPKNLLLPSANSVAMGLDTDLDEIIFLPDLIRTRHVHILGATGSGKTESVILNFLKQDVQRGLGSIILDAKGDASFLNELELWVPKDRLLVFDLTDCESLGYDPLDTGSALEAAQRLFSSLTWSEEYYKSKALSALQRIFQTFHDLNERNPSLIEVAKILETQDSYSAFAGTPGSPQAIAIKDFQELSGLRDQLQSLSLGHLKNILSPNSEAKINLSTAESGVVIYFRLQSLMSPQIVGIVGKLLINHLSFLAGTAHKERGQEKPRKLVPVYVDEFATFACPEFADLISKARSAGFALHFSHQSIGDVLEVSPGFLNRITDNSATKIVLRINDPDSAEFIARCFGTKEFQKTTQRITNSKDIEAAEVVGEGTTRDARQFRASPDLLKTLPTGVGAVLIAHGHETPHGASSVFKIRFPELRRLR
- a CDS encoding mobile mystery protein A, which produces MKTDKKKKSNQKRIVQQKLDQLSKLNEPMPPSGWVKAIRGSLGLSIRQLAERVGVGHGSINQLEKREPKKRVTLESIENAARAMDCKVVYAIVPQESGATLDDIIRNKAIAAASKILKEVSHTMKLEAQGTSDKQVQNEIKRIANQLIESGDNRIWDVETKGKKNV